TTTATTGATGTTGCTAACTGCGATTAGGTCCAGGAGTGCTGGCCGGGGTTATCAGGAGTTTTTGAAGAAGTTTTGGAGGAGCAAATTATGGACAAGTATCCGTTAGACGAGTTGGTGGAGGTAATGGACAGGTTGCTAGGTCCGGGAGGCTGTCCGTGGGATCGCGAGCAAACGCATGCTTCTTTGACCCGGTACTTGATTGAGGAAGCTTACGAGGTAGTGGATGCCATATGGCAGAAAGACATGGACAAACTAAAGGAAGAGCTGGGGGACGTGCTTTTGCAGGTAGTCTTTCATTCGGCTTTGGCCCGGCGGGAGGAGGCGTTCGACATCAACGACGTGATAAAAGGCGTCACCGAAAAGATGATAAACCGCCATCCCCACGTTTTCGGATCCATGAACCTTTCAACCAGCAGTGAGGTGCTGGACCGGTGGGAAGGGTTCAAGGAAAAGGAAGGGAAAAAGAGGGTGTTGGAGGGCATTCCCAAAAGCCTGCCCGCTTTGATGCGGGCGGAAAAGCTTCAGAGCAAAGCGGCGAGGGTGGGCTTTGACTGGCCGGACGTGGAAGGCGCTTTGCAGAAAGTTGCGGAGGAGGTAAGGGAATTAGCCGAAGCGAAAGAGCCGGAAAACGTGGCTGCGGAGATGGGCGATATCCTGTTTGCCGTTGTCAATGTAGCGAGGTTTTTGGGGGTAGATCCGGAGGAAGCCTTGCAGAAAACCAATAACAAATTCGAAGACCGTTTCAGGTACATAGAGGACAACCTTGTTCAGCAGGGAAAGGCCTGGAGTGAGGTGAGCCTCGAGGAGATGGATGCTCTTTGGGAAGAAGCCAAGGCCAAGTTTTAGAGAACGATGCGTAAAAAGTTTGCAGCGGAAGAAGGAAAGAACGCTTTCATAGCGAATAGGCAATATAGTTTACAGTAAAGGAGGGGATAGGCTTGAACAAAACGGACTTGGTTGCCAAAGTGGCGAGTAAGGCTAACATGACCAAGAAAGACGTAGAGAAGGTCATCAACACTCTCTTTGCCACCATAGAAGAAGCTCTTAAGGATGGTAGCAAGGTGCAGCTAGTCGGGTTTGGTACATTCGAAGTGAGGGAGCGGCAGGCGAGAAAGGG
The sequence above is drawn from the Syntrophothermus lipocalidus DSM 12680 genome and encodes:
- the mazG gene encoding nucleoside triphosphate pyrophosphohydrolase; the protein is MDKYPLDELVEVMDRLLGPGGCPWDREQTHASLTRYLIEEAYEVVDAIWQKDMDKLKEELGDVLLQVVFHSALARREEAFDINDVIKGVTEKMINRHPHVFGSMNLSTSSEVLDRWEGFKEKEGKKRVLEGIPKSLPALMRAEKLQSKAARVGFDWPDVEGALQKVAEEVRELAEAKEPENVAAEMGDILFAVVNVARFLGVDPEEALQKTNNKFEDRFRYIEDNLVQQGKAWSEVSLEEMDALWEEAKAKF
- a CDS encoding HU family DNA-binding protein, whose protein sequence is MNKTDLVAKVASKANMTKKDVEKVINTLFATIEEALKDGSKVQLVGFGTFEVRERQARKGRNPQTGEEIEIPAARIPAFKAGKALKDAVV